A section of the Anabaena cylindrica PCC 7122 genome encodes:
- the recO gene encoding DNA repair protein RecO has product MSRTYKATGINLKTQALGESDKIVTILTKEFGLIRAVAPGARKHNSSLGGRIGIFVVNELLISQGKSLGNATPTLDKITQAQTIKTYPGLTKDLGKLAASQYLAEIVLCQALSELPQTELYDLLDEHLQRLEALPKSQGFAVVAHLAHGVFQFLALAGLTPQVQVCCLTQLPVTPDWTNPNWQVGFSVPTGGIISLEAWKSLRSEREKGKREDGEIRKKSSPNPQSPSYETVIHQQDLPTISNRLNAKELFMLQYLSQTEIMQIEAASDYGWLSIEQILRQYIQYHLDRPIRSATLIDSYFAANHDAIV; this is encoded by the coding sequence GTAGAACCTACAAAGCAACTGGCATTAATCTCAAAACCCAAGCACTGGGAGAGTCAGATAAGATAGTGACAATTTTAACCAAGGAATTTGGATTAATTCGGGCGGTTGCTCCTGGGGCGCGTAAACATAACTCCAGCTTGGGTGGGAGAATTGGGATTTTTGTAGTTAATGAATTACTGATTTCCCAAGGAAAAAGTCTAGGAAATGCTACGCCAACACTCGATAAAATTACTCAAGCGCAAACTATAAAAACTTATCCAGGTCTAACTAAAGACTTAGGAAAATTAGCTGCTAGTCAATATTTAGCTGAAATTGTCCTCTGTCAGGCTTTAAGCGAACTACCCCAAACAGAACTTTATGACTTACTAGATGAACATCTCCAGCGATTAGAAGCCTTACCCAAAAGTCAAGGATTCGCTGTTGTCGCACATTTGGCGCATGGAGTCTTTCAATTTTTAGCTTTAGCAGGACTCACACCCCAAGTTCAAGTTTGTTGCTTAACTCAGCTTCCTGTCACCCCAGACTGGACAAATCCCAACTGGCAGGTAGGATTTAGTGTGCCGACAGGAGGGATAATTAGCTTAGAGGCTTGGAAAAGCTTACGCTCAGAAAGGGAAAAAGGGAAACGGGAAGATGGAGAGATCAGGAAAAAAAGTTCTCCCAATCCCCAATCCCCAAGCTATGAAACGGTTATCCATCAGCAAGACCTCCCTACAATTTCTAATCGTCTGAATGCAAAAGAACTGTTTATGCTTCAATATTTGTCGCAAACAGAGATAATGCAAATAGAGGCAGCCTCAGATTATGGCTGGTTATCTATTGAGCAGATTTTGCGACAGTACATTCAGTATCATTTGGATCGTCCTATTCGCTCTGCTACTTTGATTGATTCTTATTTTGCCGCCAACCATGATGCAATCGTCTGA
- a CDS encoding MFS transporter, with protein sequence MQSSDLDKKILPLSPSQAKNNRVSEKTTPHQPSAVSQPNLNSINNQEISRTDVSQEKNGNVEVSSTNVPTPLEPQFQTNGKGNSTQEILKVVTQPETTQLNGSGVGGGNTSSNIQKQGFLPVLKNPNFLALWGGQVFCQLADKVYLVLMIALINTQFQKGDQSISGWVSALMMVFTIPAVLFGSVAGVFVDRWSKKVVLVATNVWRGILVLAIPLLLWLTHDWQPVGVLPVGFLIILGVTFLVSTLTQFFAPAEQAVIPLVVAEEHLLSANSLYTTTMMASLIIGFAVGEPLLALADGLWLKLVGSGSGGLGKEILVGGSYAIAGLILLLLNTKEIPHPPETEFPHVFSDLRDGFLYLKENHRIRNAIVQLVILFSVFAALTVIAVRMAEIIPNLKASQFGFLLASGGVGIAAGATIIGQFGQRFSYRQLSFCGCLGMAASLIGLGIFTTQLWIVLLLLSLVGLFGALVGIPMQTAIQTETPPEMRGKVFGLQNNVINIALSLPLALAGVAETFFGLQVVFLGLSVIVFSGGILTWYNSRD encoded by the coding sequence ATGCAATCGTCTGATTTGGATAAAAAAATCCTGCCTCTGTCACCCAGTCAAGCTAAAAACAATAGGGTATCAGAGAAGACAACACCCCATCAGCCCAGTGCTGTTTCCCAACCTAACCTTAATTCAATCAATAACCAAGAAATATCCCGAACAGATGTTTCTCAGGAAAAAAATGGAAATGTAGAAGTTTCATCTACTAATGTACCTACACCATTAGAACCACAATTTCAAACTAATGGCAAAGGTAATTCTACCCAAGAAATTCTAAAAGTAGTCACCCAACCAGAAACGACACAATTAAATGGATCTGGTGTAGGTGGGGGGAATACATCAAGTAATATTCAAAAACAAGGGTTTTTACCTGTATTAAAAAACCCGAATTTTCTGGCACTTTGGGGAGGGCAAGTTTTTTGCCAGCTGGCTGATAAAGTATATTTGGTATTGATGATTGCTTTGATTAATACCCAGTTTCAAAAGGGTGATCAGAGTATCAGTGGTTGGGTATCGGCGTTAATGATGGTTTTTACCATTCCCGCAGTCTTATTTGGTTCTGTGGCTGGTGTATTTGTAGACCGCTGGTCAAAAAAAGTTGTCTTGGTAGCAACTAATGTTTGGCGAGGTATTCTCGTGCTGGCAATTCCCTTGCTGTTGTGGTTAACCCATGATTGGCAACCTGTGGGAGTTTTGCCAGTGGGATTTTTGATTATCTTGGGTGTGACTTTTTTAGTTTCTACTTTGACACAGTTTTTTGCACCAGCAGAACAAGCGGTAATTCCTCTGGTAGTGGCAGAAGAACATTTACTTTCGGCTAATTCCCTGTACACAACCACGATGATGGCATCGCTAATTATCGGTTTTGCTGTGGGGGAACCGTTGTTGGCATTAGCTGATGGACTGTGGCTAAAACTGGTAGGTAGTGGTAGTGGTGGACTAGGTAAAGAAATTTTAGTCGGTGGCAGTTATGCGATCGCAGGATTAATTTTACTCCTACTCAACACTAAAGAAATACCCCATCCCCCAGAAACTGAATTTCCTCACGTTTTCTCTGACTTGCGAGACGGTTTCCTTTACCTCAAAGAAAATCATCGCATCCGCAATGCTATCGTACAACTAGTTATTCTCTTTTCTGTCTTTGCCGCTTTAACAGTTATCGCTGTTCGCATGGCAGAAATCATCCCCAACTTGAAAGCATCCCAATTCGGCTTTTTACTCGCATCAGGGGGAGTTGGTATTGCTGCCGGGGCAACAATTATCGGTCAATTTGGCCAACGCTTTTCCTATCGGCAACTTAGCTTTTGCGGTTGTCTAGGCATGGCAGCATCTTTGATAGGTTTGGGAATATTCACAACCCAGCTATGGATAGTGTTGTTGTTATTATCTCTTGTTGGTCTGTTTGGGGCTTTGGTAGGTATCCCCATGCAAACTGCTATTCAAACAGAAACCCCTCCAGAAATGCGCGGTAAAGTGTTTGGTCTGCAAAATAATGTTATCAACATTGCCCTTTCTCTACCCTTAGCATTAGCTGGTGTCGCTGAAACCTTTTTTGGACTACAGGTAGTCTTTTTGGGATTATCTGTAATTGTCTTTTCAGGAGGTATATTAACTTGGTATAACTCCCGTGATTAG
- a CDS encoding glycosyltransferase family 4 protein, with amino-acid sequence MRIAWIGKKTPFCGNVTYSREITNALLDRGHQVSFLHFAQEESQPQNWPNCQEVSLPFIYKSQVYTIPTFKATKVLTESLREIKPDIVHASLTLSTLDFVLPEICQELNLPLVATFHTPFAGKGAKLISGTQILAYQLYAPFLDHYDRVIIFSQIQRELLARMGVREEKLAVIPNGVDTVKYSPGISKIKAEFDAERLFVYQGRIATEKNVEPLLRAWKQSDMGVNSKLLIVGDGPLKPSLEPFYGQEDGIIWLGFIADENRRIEILRGADVFILPSLVEGLSLSLLEAMSCGLACLATDVGADGEVLEKGAGVIISTKTVRSQLRTLLPLFQDHPELTTLLGQKARNRVLERYTLSDNITRLEELYTKILAQQPLTISWGT; translated from the coding sequence ATGCGTATAGCCTGGATTGGAAAAAAAACGCCCTTTTGCGGCAATGTCACTTACAGTAGAGAAATTACCAATGCTTTGCTAGATAGGGGACATCAAGTTAGCTTTCTTCACTTTGCCCAAGAAGAATCTCAACCCCAAAATTGGCCTAATTGTCAAGAAGTTTCCTTACCCTTCATTTATAAATCTCAAGTTTATACTATTCCCACTTTTAAAGCGACTAAGGTTTTAACTGAGTCGTTGCGAGAAATCAAGCCAGATATAGTTCATGCTTCTTTAACTTTATCGACACTAGATTTTGTTTTACCAGAAATTTGCCAAGAATTAAACTTGCCTTTAGTTGCTACTTTTCATACTCCATTCGCTGGCAAAGGGGCAAAATTAATATCCGGCACACAAATTTTGGCTTATCAGCTATACGCACCTTTCTTAGATCACTATGATCGGGTAATTATTTTTTCCCAAATTCAACGGGAATTATTAGCACGCATGGGAGTTAGGGAAGAAAAATTGGCTGTGATTCCCAATGGTGTTGATACTGTTAAATATTCTCCCGGTATTTCTAAAATCAAAGCAGAATTTGATGCCGAACGCTTGTTTGTGTATCAAGGGCGTATTGCAACGGAGAAAAATGTTGAACCCCTACTACGCGCTTGGAAGCAGTCGGATATGGGAGTTAATAGTAAATTATTGATTGTGGGTGATGGCCCGTTAAAACCTTCATTAGAGCCATTTTATGGACAGGAAGATGGCATCATTTGGTTAGGATTTATAGCAGATGAGAATCGGCGCATTGAAATTTTAAGGGGCGCTGATGTATTTATTTTGCCCTCTTTGGTAGAGGGTTTGTCTTTATCTCTGCTGGAGGCCATGTCCTGTGGTTTAGCTTGTTTAGCTACGGATGTAGGTGCAGATGGGGAAGTGTTGGAAAAGGGCGCAGGTGTCATTATTAGCACTAAAACAGTGCGATCGCAACTCAGAACCCTTTTACCACTGTTCCAAGATCATCCAGAGTTAACAACTTTATTAGGTCAAAAAGCGAGAAATAGAGTATTAGAGCGTTATACCCTCAGTGATAATATCACCCGTTTAGAAGAACTTTATACTAAAATATTAGCACAACAACCTTTAACAATCAGTTGGGGTACTTAA
- a CDS encoding polysaccharide pyruvyl transferase family protein has translation MKIMLMGYYGYRNIGDDLFVQHLTNFFSKKEAVEKVFLICNDNYYEISSKKISLFHHFQLSKIKRLFLLWQSDCVAWGGGTLGLSSVPKNLSTLQTLAKLLGKRFCFLGIGLESMNAGEKQDVTNFFKQADLLYVRDNNSYELVKEKLKFTNSCCLGGDLAFLDLSYYEEFIHRTKTANSLSNISFSGKHWWGDSRAEFYAQQLIPLIEKYNSVIHLLPGHMGSEQNDNKFHELLKKYLPTQNCQLHSWDKPEDFLQILSQMDFHFGNRLHSIILADILGVPSIGISADPSKISNYINKTEMLSRERIVDFMEVLTIERIEKIFQEYKRPEEFIINESKTAQESLERIFHI, from the coding sequence ATGAAAATAATGCTAATGGGATATTATGGCTATAGAAATATAGGTGATGATCTATTTGTCCAACATTTAACTAATTTTTTTAGCAAGAAAGAAGCGGTTGAAAAAGTATTTTTAATTTGCAATGACAACTATTATGAAATCAGCAGCAAAAAGATTTCTCTATTTCATCATTTCCAATTATCAAAAATAAAAAGATTATTTCTTTTATGGCAAAGTGACTGCGTAGCTTGGGGAGGAGGTACTTTAGGATTAAGCAGTGTACCCAAGAATTTATCGACTCTGCAAACTTTAGCTAAATTATTAGGTAAGCGGTTTTGTTTTCTAGGCATAGGCCTAGAAAGTATGAATGCAGGAGAAAAGCAGGATGTAACTAATTTTTTCAAACAGGCAGATTTGTTATATGTTAGAGATAATAATTCCTATGAATTGGTAAAAGAAAAGCTGAAATTTACTAATTCTTGTTGTCTAGGTGGTGACTTAGCATTTTTAGATTTAAGTTATTATGAAGAATTTATTCATCGAACTAAAACGGCAAATTCTTTAAGTAATATATCCTTCTCTGGTAAACATTGGTGGGGTGATAGTAGAGCCGAATTTTATGCCCAGCAATTAATCCCACTAATCGAAAAATACAATTCTGTAATCCATTTACTACCAGGACATATGGGTAGTGAACAGAATGATAATAAATTCCATGAATTACTGAAAAAATATTTACCTACCCAAAATTGCCAACTACATTCATGGGATAAACCAGAAGATTTTTTGCAAATTCTGAGTCAAATGGATTTTCACTTTGGCAATCGTCTTCATTCTATAATACTGGCAGATATATTAGGAGTTCCTAGTATAGGAATATCTGCTGATCCTTCCAAAATCAGTAACTATATCAATAAAACAGAAATGTTATCTAGAGAAAGAATAGTAGATTTTATGGAAGTATTAACCATAGAACGGATCGAAAAAATATTTCAAGAATACAAAAGACCGGAAGAGTTTATTATCAACGAATCAAAAACAGCTCAAGAAAGTTTAGAAAGAATTTTTCATATATAA